One stretch of Chroococcidiopsis sp. CCMEE 29 DNA includes these proteins:
- a CDS encoding pyridoxal-dependent decarboxylase, translating into MTPEEFQRIGHQLINWIADYRTKIGEFPVMSRLEPGTIRARLPKKPPEISESLDISLLEDLESIIIPGLTHWNHPNFFAYFPANASLASVLGDILSTGLGVQGMSWQTSPAATELEEVVVDWMRQLVGLPENFVGVIHDTASTANLVALLCARERITNHAQVRGGLQAEPSPLVVYTSDQSHSSIEKAALLAGFGRMNVRSIETDDKHAMRVDTLELAIKTDMECGLRPCAVVATIGTTATTALDPLDKIAYIAQTYGLWLHVDAALAGSAMILPECRHMWSGVEEADSLVWNPHKWLGAAFDCSLYYVRDPEHLTRVMSTNPSYLQTTADGQVKNFRDWGIPLSRRFRALKLWLLIRSEGVIRLRERLRCDLENAQWLREQVDATPNWERLAPVPLQTVCVRYVPSGMTPDEVDTHTLEWVSRINLSGKAYLTTAKLKGRWTVRVSIGAELTESHHVEALWQLMRCEAEEFLIDGSD; encoded by the coding sequence ATGACACCCGAGGAATTTCAGCGTATAGGTCATCAGTTAATCAACTGGATTGCAGATTACCGCACTAAAATTGGCGAGTTTCCTGTTATGTCTCGGCTCGAACCAGGAACAATCCGCGCTAGGTTACCCAAGAAACCACCAGAAATTAGTGAATCTCTTGATATAAGCCTCCTCGAAGATTTAGAAAGTATAATCATACCGGGCTTAACCCACTGGAATCACCCCAACTTCTTCGCCTACTTCCCTGCGAACGCAAGTTTAGCTTCAGTCCTAGGAGACATTCTAAGTACTGGTCTTGGTGTACAGGGGATGAGCTGGCAAACAAGTCCGGCTGCAACTGAGCTTGAGGAAGTGGTCGTTGACTGGATGCGCCAACTTGTCGGCTTACCAGAAAATTTTGTGGGCGTAATTCATGACACCGCCTCTACTGCAAACTTGGTGGCGCTGTTATGTGCCCGAGAGCGCATCACGAATCATGCTCAAGTTCGAGGCGGTTTGCAAGCAGAACCATCCCCGCTGGTTGTTTACACCTCTGACCAGTCTCATAGTTCGATAGAAAAGGCAGCATTACTAGCTGGATTTGGTCGGATGAATGTGCGGAGTATCGAAACCGATGACAAACACGCGATGCGGGTGGACACTTTAGAGCTTGCAATCAAAACTGATATGGAATGCGGCTTACGTCCGTGCGCTGTTGTTGCCACTATCGGTACTACTGCTACCACCGCCCTTGACCCTTTGGATAAGATAGCTTATATTGCTCAAACTTATGGATTGTGGCTGCATGTAGACGCCGCACTTGCTGGGAGCGCGATGATTTTGCCGGAGTGTCGCCACATGTGGTCAGGTGTCGAGGAAGCTGATTCCCTTGTCTGGAATCCGCACAAATGGTTAGGCGCTGCCTTTGATTGCTCCTTGTACTATGTGCGTGACCCCGAACATCTAACCCGCGTTATGTCTACCAACCCTAGTTACCTGCAAACAACTGCGGATGGTCAAGTGAAGAACTTCCGTGACTGGGGAATTCCCCTAAGTAGACGGTTCCGCGCATTGAAACTTTGGCTTCTGATTCGCTCTGAAGGTGTGATTCGATTGCGAGAGCGATTGCGCTGCGATCTCGAGAACGCTCAGTGGTTGCGCGAACAGGTAGACGCGACGCCAAACTGGGAGCGCCTTGCACCCGTACCCCTGCAAACCGTATGCGTGCGCTATGTTCCATCAGGTATGACCCCTGATGAAGTAGACACTCACACCCTTGAGTGGGTATCGCGGATAAATCTTTCTGGTAAAGCTTACTTAACAACAGCAAAACTAAAAGGTCGCTGGACGGTGCGTGTTTCTATTGGAGCAGAACTTACCGAAAGCCATCATGTCGAAGCACTGTGGCAACTCATGCGGTGTGAAGCAGAGGAGTTCTTAATAGATGGAAGTGATTGA
- a CDS encoding iron-containing redox enzyme family protein, which translates to MTSLIDIEWACVTPDKAVVATANRAWLHQPGSAGSSNPFIRQMVGAGSVATTRKLLDGAIAFARSTVSSSSRPPALSRLRWIWRLAGLYHMTHFTPQLMKEAAQRFAASGYQSLAQWAAQKAREERGHDQLALLDIQSMGYKAEAVVEALVPPAAVALVDYFNRSVRAPDPIGCVGYCYTMERMAIGIKEEYIQAVEALLQPGIQATRCLRVHSCVGSDVEHVEETVDMVAGLAPQERIRVASACYKTALLCFSPSKQDYISEEELQDVLRPLESHTRLRARADFQP; encoded by the coding sequence ATGACTTCTTTAATTGATATTGAATGGGCGTGTGTTACACCTGACAAAGCGGTGGTGGCGACTGCCAACCGCGCTTGGTTACATCAACCCGGTTCTGCGGGGAGCAGCAATCCCTTTATCCGACAGATGGTCGGTGCGGGCAGCGTAGCTACAACCCGGAAGCTCTTGGATGGAGCCATAGCATTTGCAAGGAGCACTGTGTCGTCGAGCAGCAGACCACCTGCCTTGAGCCGTCTGCGCTGGATATGGCGACTGGCGGGTCTTTACCACATGACCCACTTCACCCCACAACTGATGAAGGAAGCTGCCCAGCGCTTTGCTGCCTCTGGTTACCAGAGTTTGGCGCAGTGGGCTGCACAGAAAGCCAGAGAGGAAAGGGGTCACGACCAACTTGCCCTGCTCGATATCCAGTCGATGGGATATAAAGCCGAGGCAGTGGTGGAAGCACTTGTTCCCCCTGCCGCAGTGGCTTTGGTGGATTACTTCAATCGGAGTGTACGGGCTCCAGATCCGATTGGTTGTGTTGGCTATTGCTATACGATGGAACGCATGGCGATAGGCATCAAAGAGGAGTACATCCAGGCAGTGGAGGCTCTGCTACAACCGGGCATCCAAGCTACCCGCTGTCTGCGCGTACACAGTTGTGTTGGTTCTGATGTAGAGCATGTGGAGGAAACGGTTGATATGGTTGCAGGGCTTGCTCCCCAAGAGCGTATCCGCGTGGCAAGCGCCTGTTACAAAACCGCACTGCTATGCTTCAGCCCATCCAAGCAGGACTACATATCAGAGGAGGAACTTCAGGATGTATTGAGACCACTAGAATCGCATACCCGCCTACGAGCGAGAGCTGATTTTCAACCCTGA
- a CDS encoding AAA family ATPase — protein sequence MIIWLNGAFGIGKTQTAFELHSRIPGSFVFDPEQIGFSLRKILPPQMHRDFQDHPVWREFTYKTLRYVAENFSGAIIVPMTVVHPLYHEQTVGALCREGLQVHHFTLLASRETILRRLRRRGDGSNSWGARHLDRCLKSLSDEKFAVHLNTEGKTIAAVAEEIAHYTGLALKPPCIGILRPLKRIAIQIRHIRL from the coding sequence ATGATTATTTGGTTAAATGGAGCCTTTGGGATTGGCAAAACTCAGACTGCCTTCGAGCTACACAGCCGCATTCCTGGCAGTTTTGTGTTTGATCCTGAGCAAATTGGCTTTTCGCTTCGTAAAATTCTGCCGCCTCAGATGCATCGAGACTTTCAGGATCATCCAGTCTGGCGTGAGTTTACCTACAAAACGTTGCGATACGTTGCTGAGAACTTTTCAGGAGCCATCATTGTTCCAATGACGGTCGTTCATCCGCTCTATCACGAGCAAACCGTCGGCGCATTGTGTCGAGAGGGATTACAGGTACATCACTTTACTTTACTGGCTTCTCGCGAAACAATTCTGCGGCGGCTGCGTCGGCGCGGTGATGGCAGCAACTCTTGGGGTGCGCGTCACCTGGATCGATGCTTGAAATCTTTGTCAGATGAAAAGTTTGCAGTTCACCTCAATACGGAGGGAAAAACGATCGCGGCTGTTGCAGAGGAAATCGCTCATTACACAGGGCTTGCGCTCAAACCGCCTTGCATTGGAATCTTACGCCCTCTAAAACGGATAGCGATACAAATACGCCATATTCGCTTGTGA
- a CDS encoding AraC family transcriptional regulator, translated as MREPTGMLEKRSLIVDFTKEKDALQIHPRGAALSSHDAGWNGICLHYYRYPPDEFPTVYFKQHLVVINTEIPPSTQVEQTIDGCFQSAQFSAGDIIIVPAGISYSARWDTEHSFIILGLEPTLLAHHALEALEQDDVELVPHFVKHDPLIHGVGLAFKTELESNGLGGRLYTDSLITALLAYLLRNYSTQKPNLREYIGGLAKRKLKRAIDYINEHLAEDVSLEVIANEVEMSQSHFYSLFRQSTGLSPHQYRLKQRVEQAKELLLSSELSIADIAIAVGFYDQSHLTRHLRRLLGVSPRQLRQQA; from the coding sequence GTGAGAGAACCAACAGGAATGCTGGAAAAGCGGTCTTTAATTGTTGACTTCACTAAGGAGAAGGATGCTTTACAAATACATCCTCGTGGGGCTGCCCTCTCTAGCCATGACGCAGGCTGGAATGGTATCTGCCTGCATTATTATCGTTACCCACCTGACGAATTTCCAACCGTTTATTTCAAGCAGCACTTAGTCGTCATTAACACTGAAATTCCCCCTTCAACGCAGGTAGAGCAAACCATTGATGGTTGCTTCCAAAGTGCTCAATTTAGCGCGGGCGATATTATCATCGTTCCGGCTGGTATTTCATACAGTGCGAGATGGGATACCGAACATAGTTTCATTATTCTTGGACTTGAACCTACCTTGCTTGCTCACCATGCCCTTGAAGCGCTCGAGCAAGATGACGTTGAACTTGTGCCACACTTCGTCAAACACGATCCGCTCATCCACGGAGTTGGACTTGCATTCAAGACGGAGCTTGAATCGAATGGATTGGGTGGACGGCTCTACACGGACTCTCTGATTACTGCACTGCTAGCTTATCTATTACGGAATTATTCCACGCAGAAACCTAACCTCCGAGAGTATATAGGAGGTCTAGCCAAACGAAAGCTTAAACGAGCAATTGACTATATCAATGAGCATCTGGCAGAGGATGTGTCGTTGGAGGTGATCGCCAACGAGGTGGAGATGAGCCAGTCTCATTTTTATAGCCTGTTTCGTCAAAGTACCGGGTTATCTCCGCATCAGTATCGCTTGAAGCAGCGGGTTGAGCAGGCTAAAGAATTGTTGCTCAGTAGCGAGTTGTCAATTGCCGACATTGCCATTGCGGTAGGATTCTATGACCAGAGCCATCTGACACGTCATTTGCGTCGGCTATTAGGCGTGTCTCCCAGGCAACTCCGCCAGCAAGCATAG
- a CDS encoding MATE family efflux transporter, which yields MTSVFSQSNVRTEIREFLRLAIPLASAQVTQLAIGFVDTVIMGHLGRETLAAGALAAMTFFALVVTASGVVMGVSALAAEAYGAGQKTRVEQVTRQGFWLSLFLAIPMMFLIGHIDLFMRQLGQAATTVTLANVYLDIMLWGFFPALGFAMLRGVVSALSHARPVMVIVIAGTLFNIVGNYVLGFGKFGFPRMELAGLALASVLTFWGMFLALVVYILKHKQLRTYHLFQNLYRMKPRILWELVRIGVPIGVFSALEIGLFTVVTYLMGILGTDVLAAHQIVFQTINLIFMVPLGMSYATTARVGQWRGQKNLEGVRRAGYVSISIGAGFMALMTIVLLLFPQQVIRLYIDIRNPENATILALGIPMLTAAAVAQIFDGMQKTAYGALQGLQDTRIPMLLSFLTYWCIGLTSGCLLGFHLGLGGTGLWLGLSIGVAITSGVFTWRFRNLTSKGSVAKTGNGL from the coding sequence ATGACCTCAGTATTTTCTCAATCAAATGTACGCACAGAAATTAGGGAATTTTTGCGACTCGCCATTCCTTTAGCAAGTGCTCAAGTCACTCAACTGGCTATAGGTTTCGTAGATACGGTAATTATGGGTCACTTAGGACGAGAAACCCTGGCAGCAGGGGCATTAGCAGCAATGACCTTTTTTGCACTGGTTGTCACTGCTAGTGGGGTTGTCATGGGAGTCAGCGCGCTCGCGGCAGAGGCTTACGGAGCGGGTCAGAAAACACGAGTCGAACAGGTCACGCGTCAGGGGTTTTGGCTGTCGCTGTTCCTAGCAATCCCCATGATGTTCCTGATTGGGCACATAGATTTGTTCATGCGTCAGCTTGGGCAAGCAGCTACGACTGTCACTTTGGCAAATGTCTATCTGGATATCATGCTGTGGGGGTTTTTCCCAGCCTTGGGGTTTGCCATGCTAAGAGGCGTTGTATCTGCACTCTCTCATGCCCGTCCAGTAATGGTGATTGTCATCGCAGGGACGCTCTTCAACATTGTAGGCAACTACGTCTTGGGATTTGGCAAGTTTGGATTTCCACGAATGGAGCTAGCGGGTCTGGCGTTGGCAAGTGTCCTCACCTTCTGGGGTATGTTTCTGGCTTTAGTCGTCTATATACTCAAACATAAGCAACTAAGAACGTACCACCTATTTCAGAATTTGTATCGGATGAAGCCGCGAATTCTTTGGGAGTTGGTACGGATTGGTGTACCGATAGGAGTGTTTTCTGCCTTGGAGATTGGATTATTTACTGTGGTCACCTACCTCATGGGCATACTGGGGACTGATGTGCTGGCAGCGCACCAGATTGTTTTTCAAACAATTAACCTGATCTTCATGGTGCCTTTGGGAATGTCCTATGCCACGACCGCTCGTGTGGGTCAGTGGCGCGGACAAAAAAACCTTGAGGGTGTGCGACGGGCGGGGTATGTCAGCATCAGCATCGGTGCAGGGTTTATGGCACTGATGACGATCGTTCTACTCCTGTTTCCTCAGCAAGTGATTAGGCTGTATATAGATATTCGCAACCCGGAGAATGCAACTATTCTGGCACTGGGGATACCTATGCTCACCGCTGCGGCTGTGGCACAAATCTTTGATGGTATGCAAAAGACTGCTTATGGAGCACTGCAAGGACTTCAGGATACTCGCATACCGATGTTGCTGAGTTTCCTGACCTATTGGTGTATCGGGTTGACAAGTGGCTGTTTGCTAGGATTTCACTTAGGCTTGGGCGGTACGGGTTTGTGGCTGGGACTGTCAATTGGTGTGGCGATCACATCAGGGGTCTTCACTTGGCGCTTTCGTAACCTGACCTCAAAAGGTAGTGTTGCAAAAACTGGAAATGGTTTGTAG
- a CDS encoding IS1-like element transposase: MAVWLPVQCPHCHNEEVIKNGKSAEGKQRYRCQNPDCPYRTFILNQTYPGRSRQVKQQIVEMTLNGSGVRDIARVLRVSPTTVIQELKKTQTSRTSKSETVTATEARAFLK, encoded by the coding sequence ATGGCTGTTTGGCTCCCAGTGCAGTGTCCACATTGTCACAACGAAGAGGTAATTAAGAATGGAAAATCAGCAGAAGGGAAGCAACGCTATCGCTGCCAGAATCCAGACTGCCCCTATCGCACTTTCATCTTGAATCAAACCTATCCGGGACGAAGCAGACAAGTCAAGCAGCAAATAGTGGAGATGACACTTAACGGCAGTGGTGTTCGAGATATAGCAAGGGTGTTACGTGTTAGCCCTACTACTGTGATTCAGGAATTAAAAAAAACTCAAACATCTCGAACCAGTAAATCGGAAACTGTTACAGCAACTGAGGCCCGAGCTTTCTTGAAGTAG
- a CDS encoding DDE-type integrase/transposase/recombinase: MINVDKNAAYPKADDELKVVKDLTSNCELRQNKYLNNMVEPDHRSIKKMLY; the protein is encoded by the coding sequence GTGATTAATGTGGATAAAAATGCTGCTTATCCCAAAGCAGATGACGAACTCAAAGTAGTCAAAGACTTAACCTCTAATTGTGAACTTCGACAGAATAAATATCTCAATAACATGGTTGAGCCAGATCATCGCTCTATCAAAAAAATGTTGTATTAA
- a CDS encoding class I SAM-dependent methyltransferase, whose product MKDQEPAVVFDLERASSYDERFAALAPMRDALHLLIRVILSELPTNAHILCVGAGTGAELIYLAQNFPQWRFTAVEPAAPMLDICRQKVEENGITSRCTFHEGYLDSLPATDAFDAATCLLVSHFMMQQDERSDFFQQIASRLHPDGYLVSSDLAFDMATSEYQSLLEVWLRMLKYAQVPVVEIENFRVSYGRSVALLSPQKVESIITKGGFESPVLFYQTLLIHAWYAKRSA is encoded by the coding sequence ATGAAAGATCAAGAACCTGCTGTCGTTTTCGATCTTGAGCGCGCTTCGTCTTACGATGAAAGATTCGCTGCTTTGGCTCCGATGCGCGATGCACTTCATCTGCTGATTCGCGTGATACTTTCAGAGCTTCCCACCAATGCACATATTCTTTGCGTCGGAGCGGGAACCGGAGCAGAACTGATTTATCTCGCTCAAAACTTTCCACAATGGCGGTTCACGGCGGTAGAGCCTGCGGCTCCGATGCTCGACATCTGCCGCCAGAAAGTTGAAGAGAATGGCATCACGTCGCGCTGCACGTTTCACGAAGGTTATCTCGATTCACTCCCGGCAACGGATGCTTTTGATGCGGCAACTTGTCTTCTAGTTTCTCATTTCATGATGCAGCAAGATGAGCGGAGCGATTTTTTCCAGCAAATCGCATCAAGGCTTCATCCTGACGGATACTTGGTGAGTTCTGACTTGGCTTTTGATATGGCGACTTCAGAGTATCAAAGCCTGCTCGAAGTTTGGCTGCGGATGCTTAAATATGCTCAAGTACCTGTCGTAGAAATTGAAAATTTTCGTGTTTCCTATGGTCGAAGCGTCGCCTTGTTGTCGCCGCAAAAAGTCGAATCAATCATCACAAAGGGCGGCTTTGAGTCGCCTGTATTGTTCTATCAAACTCTCCTTATTCATGCTTGGTACGCCAAGCGCTCTGCCTAA
- a CDS encoding GNAT family N-acetyltransferase, whose protein sequence is MRIEPYTAHHLDAIIRLSLRAWTPVFESIQNAMDADVYQAFYPDHWRVSQQKAIEEVCAAEDTNVWVAKVFDQSATNDAGLTVGFVAVKLHLEDKMGEIYMVAVDPDFQGQGIGTALMKFAIARMQESGMSIAMVETGGDPGHASARRTYEKLGFGLWTVARYFKKL, encoded by the coding sequence GTGCGGATTGAACCTTACACGGCTCATCACCTCGATGCCATCATTCGGCTTTCGCTTCGGGCTTGGACTCCGGTGTTTGAGTCGATTCAGAACGCAATGGACGCTGATGTGTACCAGGCATTCTATCCCGATCATTGGCGGGTGAGTCAGCAAAAGGCGATCGAGGAGGTCTGCGCTGCTGAAGACACAAATGTATGGGTTGCAAAGGTCTTCGATCAATCAGCAACCAACGATGCGGGCTTAACCGTGGGTTTTGTCGCTGTGAAACTCCATTTGGAGGACAAGATGGGTGAAATCTACATGGTCGCGGTTGACCCAGACTTTCAGGGTCAGGGCATTGGTACGGCGCTGATGAAATTTGCGATCGCTCGGATGCAAGAGTCTGGAATGTCGATCGCAATGGTCGAGACCGGAGGCGATCCGGGTCATGCTTCAGCCCGTCGCACCTATGAAAAGCTGGGCTTCGGCTTGTGGACGGTCGCCCGATACTTCAAGAAGCTTTAG
- a CDS encoding transposase, producing MRQNRSLHTSHLTRQQWQRWRSGGLFLFFLPQYCSEMNRIEDEWHQLKTHEIAGRMFEDEYDLALAIIDGMKARSVKGGYTVERFKFNSA from the coding sequence TTGCGACAGAACCGTTCTCTACACACGAGCCACTTGACTCGCCAACAGTGGCAGCGCTGGCGTTCTGGAGGGTTATTCCTGTTCTTCCTGCCCCAATATTGCTCCGAAATGAACCGGATTGAGGATGAATGGCATCAACTCAAAACCCATGAAATTGCTGGGCGCATGTTCGAGGATGAATATGATTTAGCCCTTGCAATTATCGATGGAATGAAAGCTCGTAGTGTCAAAGGTGGTTATACGGTGGAGCGTTTTAAGTTTAATTCCGCCTAG
- a CDS encoding carboxymuconolactone decarboxylase family protein produces the protein MDFPIYTIDTAPEKSKAALVHAKQTFGFIPNLEGIFAQAPALLKGSMALWDLFETTSFSPIEQQVIYLTVNYEHECHYCMAAHSGLAKMIGMSADDIQALRNGTALSDRKLQALRHFTQRMIQARGWVDECEIEEFLAVGYTQQQLLEVILGIAIKIMHNYTNHIAKTPLDKPFQPYVWSKPALTV, from the coding sequence ATGGACTTTCCCATTTACACCATCGATACTGCCCCTGAAAAGTCCAAAGCAGCATTAGTTCATGCGAAACAGACATTTGGGTTTATTCCGAATCTAGAAGGGATTTTTGCCCAAGCCCCTGCATTGCTCAAAGGCTCAATGGCACTGTGGGATTTATTTGAAACCACTAGTTTCAGCCCAATCGAACAGCAAGTGATTTACTTGACAGTGAATTATGAACACGAATGTCATTACTGCATGGCAGCCCATTCTGGGTTGGCAAAGATGATTGGCATGTCGGCTGACGATATTCAAGCGCTTCGCAACGGTACAGCGCTGAGTGACCGAAAATTACAAGCGTTGCGTCATTTTACCCAACGAATGATTCAAGCGCGGGGTTGGGTTGACGAGTGTGAAATCGAGGAATTCTTAGCAGTGGGTTATACCCAACAGCAACTGCTGGAAGTTATTCTGGGGATTGCGATTAAAATCATGCACAACTACACGAATCACATTGCTAAAACGCCACTGGATAAACCGTTCCAACCCTACGTTTGGTCAAAGCCTGCGCTGACAGTATAA
- a CDS encoding transposase family protein has protein sequence MPSYSTFRRVMQQLDFHVLAAVFTDWVQTYTEVESGWRAMAKVSEVASLTTTVHNRISSL, from the coding sequence TTGCCGTCCTATTCAACGTTTCGACGGGTAATGCAGCAACTGGATTTTCATGTCTTAGCCGCCGTGTTCACGGACTGGGTGCAAACATACACAGAGGTAGAGAGTGGCTGGCGAGCGATGGCAAAAGTATCAGAAGTAGCGTCACTGACTACGACGGTTCACAACAGAATTTCGTCACTCTAG
- a CDS encoding phosphoribosylanthranilate isomerase — translation MRVKICGITKPEQGKVIASFGATALGFICVPSSPRYVNSIQIQAVVEQLPATVDRIGVFAGATTEEICQVVVATGLTGVQLHGEETPAACHQLRSMLSNVEIIKALRIRNLQALEQAANYAACVDTLLVDAYHPQILGGTGKTLDWEALQQFQPSLPWLLAGGLTPDNILDALGQLRPHGIDLSSGVERAPGDKDLDKVAQLFEQLRQRQLVNGEC, via the coding sequence ATGCGAGTAAAAATTTGTGGAATTACAAAACCAGAACAGGGGAAAGTGATCGCCTCTTTCGGGGCAACCGCATTGGGGTTTATCTGCGTACCATCTTCCCCTCGCTATGTCAATTCCATCCAAATTCAAGCAGTAGTGGAACAACTGCCAGCAACCGTTGATCGCATTGGTGTTTTTGCTGGCGCCACTACAGAAGAAATTTGTCAAGTTGTAGTCGCTACAGGATTGACGGGGGTGCAATTACACGGAGAGGAAACCCCTGCTGCCTGCCATCAGCTGCGCTCCATGCTATCAAACGTAGAAATTATTAAAGCACTGAGAATCAGAAACTTACAAGCACTAGAGCAAGCAGCTAACTACGCTGCCTGTGTAGATACCCTCCTAGTGGATGCCTACCATCCGCAGATATTAGGTGGTACTGGAAAAACTCTAGACTGGGAAGCTTTACAACAATTTCAGCCTAGCCTTCCTTGGTTGCTAGCCGGAGGACTCACACCAGATAACATCTTAGATGCACTTGGTCAGCTACGTCCTCATGGCATTGACTTATCCAGTGGCGTAGAACGCGCCCCTGGAGACAAAGATCTAGATAAGGTAGCTCAATTGTTTGAGCAACTACGTCAGCGGCAACTGGTGAACGGCGAGTGTTGA
- a CDS encoding MFS transporter — MTLLGKENFTNRTREQSGELATIIHRKDRTEATVTTKAAKGIDRFSLMMSWLSLLARLNRQVWLQAVGRGLYQAGGVGIIQFHAPIIFVNYFGLSATAVGVGVGSSSLAGAVGNVLGGILTDSQRFGRKGTLLLGTGLAALSCVVLTFAHDLLLFIVANLLVGLSLGLYWTAADTAIMDVTTPEDRHNGFAVSVVAESLGVGAGILGGEVLLNRMGNVSMLFAIGSLIFLVFLGLILTAIVETRQNHVQSDETTSGWLIALKDRRLLIFIAVNSLFVTYLALVNETMPLYFTNFLSLHDSDTTAGISASPVNIASLFTLCYVGLGAILQVPIASALGSWGWARPLMLSMGLWGLGFLLVWGMGGLASVPLPYKMGTLGLLGIATVIYRPFASTFLAEIAPETLRGVYTAMSYQCWAIGYFIGPLLGGWALDQSPTVAHNAWIIVALSTICGLIMLWMLARQNVSKQGESAC, encoded by the coding sequence ATGACGTTGCTAGGAAAGGAAAATTTTACAAATAGGACTCGTGAGCAAAGTGGAGAATTAGCCACTATCATTCATCGAAAGGATAGGACTGAAGCCACAGTCACGACTAAGGCTGCGAAAGGCATTGATCGCTTTTCGCTTATGATGAGTTGGCTATCTTTGCTCGCAAGGTTGAATCGCCAAGTTTGGCTGCAAGCCGTCGGTCGGGGGCTGTACCAAGCGGGGGGTGTTGGGATCATTCAATTTCATGCTCCGATTATTTTTGTGAACTATTTTGGTTTGTCAGCCACAGCAGTTGGGGTTGGGGTTGGCAGCAGCTCATTAGCAGGAGCAGTTGGAAACGTTTTAGGGGGAATCCTGACAGATTCTCAGCGATTTGGACGAAAGGGAACCTTGTTGTTGGGGACTGGACTGGCTGCTTTGTCGTGTGTCGTACTGACGTTCGCCCATGATTTACTCCTGTTCATAGTAGCAAACTTGTTAGTAGGGTTAAGTCTTGGATTGTATTGGACGGCAGCAGATACGGCAATAATGGATGTGACGACTCCTGAAGACCGTCATAACGGATTTGCCGTTTCAGTAGTTGCAGAGAGCCTGGGTGTTGGAGCTGGGATTTTAGGCGGTGAAGTTCTCCTCAATCGCATGGGCAATGTATCGATGCTGTTCGCGATCGGTAGTCTGATCTTTCTCGTGTTTCTAGGATTGATTCTGACCGCGATTGTAGAAACTCGACAGAATCACGTGCAGAGCGATGAAACCACATCTGGATGGCTGATTGCTCTTAAAGATCGGCGGCTGCTGATCTTCATAGCGGTGAATTCTTTGTTTGTGACTTATCTTGCGCTCGTCAACGAGACAATGCCACTTTACTTTACGAACTTTCTATCCCTTCATGATTCAGATACTACTGCAGGAATCAGCGCTTCTCCAGTCAATATCGCAAGTTTGTTTACCCTGTGCTACGTCGGGCTGGGAGCAATCCTACAAGTCCCGATTGCGTCTGCCCTAGGTTCTTGGGGTTGGGCGCGTCCGTTGATGCTTTCAATGGGTTTGTGGGGACTTGGCTTTCTCCTCGTATGGGGCATGGGAGGCTTAGCATCTGTTCCACTGCCCTATAAAATGGGAACACTTGGGCTATTGGGAATTGCGACGGTGATCTACAGGCCCTTTGCATCCACATTTCTTGCTGAGATTGCGCCTGAGACACTGCGTGGGGTTTACACAGCGATGAGTTATCAATGTTGGGCAATCGGCTACTTCATCGGACCACTTCTTGGAGGCTGGGCACTTGATCAATCCCCAACTGTTGCTCACAACGCTTGGATCATTGTGGCTTTGAGCACCATCTGCGGTCTCATCATGTTATGGATGCTCGCTCGCCAAAACGTTTCAAAACAGGGTGAATCTGCTTGCTAG